A region of Shewanella psychromarinicola DNA encodes the following proteins:
- a CDS encoding DUF3373 domain-containing protein: MRTLISILVANALFMSSASLAADTDSQKIADLKQQLASVTDDLDYLSSRVDKTERHTALDRVAITGDFRTKAHSLHYQNVTWNPAMNVNFSDFGAKAMSGVFGDPNSATSPLGQMMMANPDLASAFQSGALNGVMPMLLGQKTQQDIDNDIFYTTRLRLNINAKVWDNVSFAGRLTMFKSWGDSSGVKVFDSWNSFTMDGTSSGSTSGDELKVERAYFNWKDINGSGTYLSIGRRPSTYGPPSHYRENELRGGTPSGHLVNFNFDGLTLGYNLGDITGIEGQTVRFCYGQGFESQYGNGELFGDIITKDTHLGGFNIDVINDGNHFLQFTLFGAKDVNDGFTGTMAFPTQLAGIFAPTMYQDMQKFDNFNFVTRVQPSGVIGDIYLGGLGYAYESDDDMKVFASLGWTRAEPNGNAGLFGGMLSDAVFEAELNSTGTEIIMVPKETVDSDTKDGYGIYVGMQIPAPYGKFGLEYNYGSKYWSPFTQAQDDPIGSKLATRGHVAEAYYIFDINPKMFIKLAGLYYDYEYTGSGSPVGSPLKVDDVIAGNAYSMLPVVDTAYDVNASLTINF, translated from the coding sequence ATGAGAACTCTCATCTCAATATTAGTTGCCAACGCTCTTTTTATGAGTAGTGCAAGTCTAGCGGCAGACACTGATTCACAAAAAATTGCCGACCTGAAACAACAGCTTGCTAGCGTTACCGATGATCTTGACTACTTAAGCTCGCGGGTTGACAAAACCGAGCGTCATACTGCCTTAGATAGAGTCGCAATCACAGGTGATTTTAGAACCAAAGCACATTCATTACATTATCAAAATGTCACTTGGAACCCAGCCATGAATGTCAATTTTTCTGACTTTGGCGCTAAAGCCATGTCAGGAGTATTTGGCGATCCTAATAGTGCCACTTCACCATTAGGCCAAATGATGATGGCTAACCCTGATTTAGCCAGCGCGTTTCAAAGCGGTGCGCTAAATGGCGTTATGCCAATGCTGTTAGGTCAAAAAACTCAACAAGATATTGATAACGATATATTTTATACCACGCGGTTGCGCCTAAACATTAATGCCAAAGTATGGGATAACGTCAGCTTTGCCGGACGCTTGACCATGTTTAAGAGCTGGGGAGACTCTAGCGGGGTTAAAGTGTTTGACTCGTGGAACTCATTCACCATGGACGGCACCAGTAGCGGCAGCACCAGTGGTGATGAATTAAAAGTAGAACGCGCCTATTTTAACTGGAAAGACATTAACGGTAGCGGCACGTACCTTTCTATCGGACGTCGCCCCTCAACGTACGGCCCACCAAGTCATTATCGTGAAAATGAACTCAGAGGCGGCACGCCATCAGGTCACTTAGTCAATTTCAACTTCGATGGCCTAACCTTAGGTTACAATCTGGGTGATATCACCGGCATTGAAGGCCAAACCGTGCGTTTTTGCTATGGTCAAGGCTTTGAGTCGCAATACGGCAATGGCGAATTGTTTGGTGACATCATCACCAAAGACACTCACCTCGGTGGTTTTAATATCGACGTTATCAACGACGGTAACCACTTCTTGCAGTTCACTTTATTCGGCGCTAAAGATGTCAATGATGGCTTCACAGGCACCATGGCATTCCCAACTCAACTCGCGGGTATCTTTGCCCCAACCATGTATCAAGACATGCAAAAGTTTGACAACTTTAACTTCGTCACCCGAGTACAGCCTAGTGGTGTAATTGGAGATATATATTTAGGTGGATTAGGTTATGCCTATGAATCCGATGACGACATGAAAGTGTTTGCTTCACTCGGTTGGACTCGTGCAGAACCTAACGGTAATGCAGGTTTGTTCGGTGGCATGTTAAGCGATGCAGTATTTGAAGCAGAACTTAACAGCACGGGTACAGAAATTATTATGGTACCAAAAGAAACGGTTGATAGTGACACCAAAGATGGCTATGGCATTTATGTGGGTATGCAAATACCTGCACCATACGGTAAATTCGGCTTGGAGTATAACTACGGTTCTAAATACTGGAGTCCCTTCACCCAAGCTCAAGATGACCCTATTGGCAGTAAGTTAGCCACCCGTGGTCATGTTGCCGAAGCCTATTATATCTTTGATATTAATCCAAAAATGTTTATCAAGTTAGCCGGTTTGTATTACGACTATGAATATACCGGAAGTGGCTCACCAGTAGGTTCACCTCTGAAAGTTGACGATGTGATTGCCGGTAACGCTTACTCCATGCTGCCAGTGGTCGACACCGCCTATGACGTTAATGCTTCACTAACGATTAACTTCTAA
- a CDS encoding c-type cytochrome — protein sequence MMNTYVKVGIAIAIALSLGSQVMAADGGNPKKGKHLYKKECKACHSVNSEGVELTPMTKTMSQWDRFFTRDMHKAKPAIFEALSEKDLKDIQQFLYDHAADSDQPATCG from the coding sequence ATGATGAACACATACGTTAAAGTTGGTATCGCAATCGCCATTGCATTATCACTCGGTAGCCAAGTAATGGCAGCCGATGGTGGTAACCCTAAAAAAGGCAAACACCTGTACAAAAAAGAATGTAAAGCGTGCCACAGTGTCAATAGTGAAGGCGTAGAACTCACTCCAATGACAAAAACCATGAGCCAGTGGGATCGATTTTTTACCCGTGATATGCACAAAGCTAAACCCGCCATTTTTGAAGCCTTATCAGAAAAAGACCTGAAAGACATTCAACAGTTTTTGTATGATCACGCAGCTGATTCAGACCAACCAGCAACCTGCGGTTAA
- a CDS encoding sulfite exporter TauE/SafE family protein, giving the protein MMPFIDPTTLILASVIVFFGALTQSLIGFGLAVVASPLLYIVNPQLVPVPIIAMGFAISAMTLFRERGHLQFNGLQYALLGRIPGGFLGAGLLLFAPQPILGLIIAAIVFIAVILSTYRVTAPINRSSLFIAGVFSGIFANIAAIGGPPMAILLADKDASQFRAALSAFFVFSSLIALAILAVVGLVELKHLWLSLLLLPSVIAGYLVAGRLIGRIDKEKTRMATLILCSISATILVIMSVNTLISAN; this is encoded by the coding sequence ATGATGCCATTTATCGATCCAACAACCTTGATACTGGCATCAGTTATCGTGTTTTTTGGCGCACTAACCCAAAGCTTAATTGGTTTTGGGTTAGCCGTTGTTGCCAGCCCGCTGCTGTACATTGTTAATCCTCAATTAGTCCCAGTGCCCATTATTGCCATGGGTTTTGCTATCTCTGCCATGACACTTTTTCGAGAGCGCGGACACTTACAGTTTAATGGTCTGCAATATGCGCTATTAGGCCGTATTCCTGGGGGATTCTTAGGTGCTGGATTATTATTGTTTGCGCCCCAACCCATATTAGGCTTAATTATTGCGGCTATTGTGTTTATTGCCGTGATCCTGAGTACCTATCGCGTTACCGCACCAATAAATCGCAGCAGTTTATTTATCGCCGGGGTATTTTCGGGCATATTTGCTAATATCGCTGCCATTGGAGGTCCACCAATGGCTATATTGCTTGCAGACAAAGATGCCAGTCAATTTCGAGCCGCATTATCAGCCTTCTTTGTCTTTAGCTCATTAATTGCGCTAGCTATTCTAGCTGTTGTTGGCTTAGTTGAGCTCAAGCACTTATGGTTATCACTGTTGTTATTGCCTTCAGTGATTGCGGGCTACCTTGTCGCTGGCCGATTAATTGGCCGCATCGATAAAGAAAAAACCCGTATGGCGACATTAATATTATGTAGCATTAGCGCAACAATATTGGTCATCATGTCGGTCAACACATTAATCTCTGCTAATTAA
- the metJ gene encoding met regulon transcriptional regulator MetJ, whose translation MTEWNGEYISPYAEHGKKSEQVKKITVSIPLKVLKILTDERTRRQINNLRHATNSELLCEAFLHAYTGQPLPYDIDLSKDQPDSIPSEAKKLMDDMGIEWEELE comes from the coding sequence ATGACTGAATGGAATGGCGAATATATCAGCCCATATGCCGAACACGGCAAAAAAAGTGAACAAGTAAAAAAGATAACAGTTTCTATACCTCTAAAAGTACTAAAAATACTGACAGATGAGCGTACCAGACGCCAGATAAACAATCTGCGTCATGCAACCAACAGTGAACTGCTGTGCGAAGCATTTTTGCATGCGTACACAGGTCAACCTTTGCCTTATGATATTGATTTATCAAAAGATCAACCTGACAGCATTCCAAGTGAAGCGAAAAAATTAATGGATGATATGGGGATCGAGTGGGAAGAGCTCGAATAA
- the metB gene encoding cystathionine gamma-synthase, producing MTKHQSATLAVRQGIETDTQHGAIVPPIYLSTNYSFDGHNNPREFDYSRSGNPTRCILGEALAKLEQGATGVVTCTGMAAITLVTSLLGPDDLLVVPHDCYGGSYRLFTHLAKKGQFKLLVVDQTDAQALNQAIAQKPKMVWLETPSNPLLRVVDISAISRACHDVGALVAVDNTFLSPILQQPLLLGADIVIHSTTKYINGHSDVVGGAVVAKDAEVGELLHWWSNTLGLTGSAFDSYLTLRGLRTLAVRIREHQRNAQKIVALLSASAVVSKVYYPGLKDHPGHDIAAKQQQGFGAMLSFELFGGEAEVEAFLQALSLFSIAESLGGVESLVAVPATMTHRAMDPQARKEAGIKETLLRLSVGIEDAEDLVADIKAGLAAVNAIKSA from the coding sequence ATGACTAAGCATCAAAGCGCCACATTGGCCGTTCGCCAGGGTATTGAAACAGACACACAGCATGGCGCCATAGTGCCCCCAATTTATTTATCAACCAATTATTCCTTCGATGGTCACAACAATCCGCGCGAGTTTGATTACAGCCGATCGGGTAATCCGACCCGCTGTATTTTAGGTGAAGCGCTGGCCAAACTTGAGCAAGGCGCTACAGGTGTAGTGACCTGTACTGGCATGGCCGCCATTACCTTAGTGACTAGCTTACTTGGTCCAGATGATTTATTAGTGGTGCCGCATGATTGTTATGGTGGTAGTTATCGCCTATTTACGCATTTGGCTAAAAAAGGTCAATTTAAGTTGTTGGTTGTTGATCAAACTGATGCACAAGCATTGAACCAAGCCATTGCCCAAAAACCGAAAATGGTCTGGTTAGAAACGCCATCGAATCCACTGCTGCGGGTGGTCGATATTAGTGCTATTAGCCGAGCCTGCCATGACGTCGGTGCGTTAGTGGCGGTAGATAACACCTTTTTATCGCCAATATTACAACAACCCTTGTTATTGGGTGCTGACATCGTTATTCACTCAACCACTAAATACATTAATGGTCACAGTGATGTGGTGGGTGGCGCTGTGGTGGCTAAAGATGCTGAAGTGGGTGAATTATTGCATTGGTGGTCAAATACGTTAGGGTTAACGGGATCTGCTTTTGACAGTTACTTAACCTTGCGTGGCTTGCGCACTTTAGCGGTGCGAATTCGTGAGCATCAGCGTAATGCGCAAAAAATTGTTGCGTTATTGAGTGCCAGTGCTGTGGTGTCCAAGGTGTATTATCCGGGATTAAAAGACCATCCTGGTCACGACATTGCGGCAAAACAACAACAAGGCTTTGGCGCGATGTTAAGCTTTGAGTTGTTCGGTGGTGAAGCTGAAGTGGAGGCATTTTTACAGGCATTATCCCTGTTTAGTATTGCGGAAAGTTTAGGCGGAGTGGAAAGCTTAGTCGCTGTTCCGGCCACGATGACCCACAGAGCTATGGACCCACAAGCAAGGAAAGAGGCTGGTATTAAAGAGACTTTATTGAGATTATCGGTTGGCATTGAAGATGCTGAGGACCTTGTGGCCGACATTAAAGCTGGCTTAGCTGCTGTTAACGCGATTAAATCAGCTTAA
- a CDS encoding bifunctional aspartate kinase/homoserine dehydrogenase II: MARSHLHKFGGSSLADADCYRRVAHILLTHGQSDDLVVVSAAGKTTNFLYKLLSLRDSSQLWQEQLQILISYQQTLIEQLLSNEQARDLRERLSSDQSQLVSLLSLEQRNDYQFNQVVSFGERWSARLMAALLREMGVAANHVDACSILVAEEGAVPNILVPQSRQKVQALLAQHPQQRLVITGFICANRQGDTLLLGRNGSDFSATLIASLADIERVTIWTDVEGVFNADPNKINDAKLLKSMSLAEADRLARLGSPVLHSRTLQPLFNTAVSLAVRSSYASHTDFTLIAPLSSSASAPVITNLNEVLLFSFKMNSDIEPLLTILDKAGITPLAYWSLAQHKFELALTLESQKQVQSLLTRYRSEFAIEELSTQTDLGLVALVSADAHHFRRSFARLLSRDAKPIYQDALSLVTLVPQAQVSLLTQKIHRRCAGPRMRIGVLLLGVGNIGEAWIDLFKRASPTLNSELEASVELVGLVGSKKALISNDGINLERWQLDYQQQGIEWDYDKLFEQLALLSCDEIVALDISASAALTLQYPQLFAHGIHVVSANKLAGSGPLPFYRELKQQLSNRRLFWRYNASCGAGLPIQHALNDLRNSGDTVEAVGGIFSGTLCWLFENYDGTKPFSELVLQARSLGITEPDPRDDLSGRDMQRKLLILAREIGLAVELDYISLSSLVPKALAELSLEDFLDRISELDDDLLQQYVAAAEQNKVLRYVASLDKVEGKLQAEVGLQWVDSNHPYANLTPGDNVFVIRSAFYQGNPLIIRGPGAGREVTAAAVQSDLVHICKDLLQE, encoded by the coding sequence ATGGCGCGAAGTCATTTACACAAGTTTGGTGGTTCAAGTTTAGCGGATGCAGATTGCTATCGCCGTGTTGCACATATTCTTCTTACACATGGTCAAAGTGATGATTTAGTGGTGGTATCCGCCGCCGGAAAAACGACTAACTTTTTATACAAATTACTCAGCCTGCGTGACAGTAGTCAATTGTGGCAAGAGCAACTACAAATTCTGATTAGCTATCAACAAACGTTAATTGAACAATTATTATCCAATGAACAAGCGCGAGACTTGCGCGAACGTTTGTCTTCTGACCAATCTCAGTTAGTCAGTCTGTTATCCTTAGAGCAACGCAATGATTACCAATTTAATCAAGTGGTGAGTTTTGGTGAACGTTGGTCCGCGCGCCTGATGGCGGCTTTGTTACGAGAAATGGGGGTGGCAGCCAATCATGTTGATGCTTGCTCTATTCTTGTCGCTGAGGAAGGGGCTGTACCTAATATTTTAGTGCCGCAGTCGCGTCAGAAAGTTCAAGCCTTATTGGCGCAGCATCCACAACAACGTTTAGTTATTACCGGTTTTATATGTGCTAATCGTCAGGGTGATACCTTATTATTAGGCCGTAATGGTTCAGACTTTAGTGCGACCTTGATTGCCAGTTTAGCCGACATAGAAAGAGTGACAATTTGGACTGATGTTGAAGGGGTATTTAATGCTGACCCGAACAAAATTAATGACGCAAAATTACTAAAGAGTATGTCATTAGCGGAAGCGGATCGCTTAGCGCGATTAGGTTCGCCAGTATTGCATTCTCGTACCTTACAGCCATTGTTTAATACGGCAGTGAGTTTAGCTGTACGCTCTAGTTATGCCTCACACACAGATTTTACCTTAATTGCGCCACTGAGTTCATCAGCGAGCGCACCGGTAATCACCAATTTAAATGAAGTGCTGTTGTTTAGTTTTAAAATGAACTCAGATATTGAGCCATTACTGACGATTTTAGATAAAGCAGGCATCACGCCGTTAGCTTATTGGTCGTTGGCACAGCATAAGTTTGAACTCGCCCTTACTCTTGAAAGCCAGAAACAAGTGCAATCTTTGCTTACTCGGTACCGCAGTGAATTTGCGATTGAAGAATTGAGTACCCAAACTGATTTAGGCCTAGTGGCGTTAGTCAGTGCTGATGCTCACCACTTTAGACGCAGTTTTGCCCGACTACTGAGTCGTGATGCGAAACCTATTTATCAAGATGCGTTAAGTTTAGTGACCTTAGTGCCGCAAGCTCAAGTGAGTTTATTAACCCAGAAAATACATCGCCGTTGTGCCGGTCCAAGAATGCGCATTGGGGTGTTATTGCTTGGGGTGGGTAATATCGGTGAGGCGTGGATTGATTTATTTAAACGGGCTAGCCCAACATTAAATAGTGAACTTGAAGCCTCTGTTGAGTTAGTGGGTCTAGTGGGCTCGAAAAAAGCGTTAATCTCCAATGACGGTATTAACCTTGAACGGTGGCAACTCGATTATCAACAGCAAGGCATTGAATGGGATTATGACAAACTGTTTGAGCAGTTAGCACTATTATCATGCGATGAAATTGTTGCATTAGATATCAGTGCTAGTGCCGCCTTAACCTTACAATATCCACAGCTGTTTGCCCATGGTATCCATGTGGTGAGTGCCAATAAATTAGCCGGTTCTGGGCCATTGCCATTTTATCGTGAATTAAAGCAGCAATTAAGTAATCGTCGATTATTTTGGCGTTATAACGCCAGTTGTGGTGCAGGTTTACCTATTCAGCATGCGTTAAATGACTTACGCAATAGTGGCGACACTGTTGAGGCCGTTGGTGGTATCTTTTCTGGCACCTTGTGTTGGTTGTTTGAAAATTATGATGGCACTAAACCCTTTTCTGAATTAGTGCTTCAAGCTCGCAGTTTAGGGATTACCGAGCCGGATCCCCGTGATGACTTATCGGGCCGTGACATGCAACGGAAACTGCTTATTTTGGCCCGAGAAATAGGCTTGGCGGTAGAGTTAGACTACATTAGCCTTAGTTCTTTGGTGCCTAAAGCATTAGCTGAGTTGTCACTTGAGGATTTTTTGGATCGTATCAGCGAGTTAGATGATGATTTATTGCAACAATATGTAGCCGCTGCCGAGCAAAACAAGGTACTGCGTTATGTGGCTTCACTGGATAAGGTCGAAGGCAAACTACAAGCGGAAGTAGGCTTACAATGGGTTGATAGCAATCATCCTTACGCTAACTTAACCCCAGGTGATAATGTGTTTGTTATTCGCAGTGCATTTTATCAAGGTAACCCTTTGATTATCCGCGGTCCAGGGGCTGGGCGTGAGGTGACTGCAGCGGCGGTACAGTCGGATTTGGTGCATATTTGCAAAGACCTTTTGCAAGAGTAG
- a CDS encoding 3'-5' exonuclease: MERPTKEKIRDLPIYEGISLENIIVVTNKADSISAIAELRSHSCLGFDTESKPCFIKGEVSDGPHLIQLATKSKVFLFPTKFYENFTAISEILSDPTIRKVGFGLKEDKKILFRKFGIKLVNTEELSSKVMRFAHVKQRVGARVAVAMFFNQRLSKSAQQSNWSIFPLHDHQKRYAANDAHTALLIELEIERQSH, from the coding sequence ATGGAAAGGCCAACAAAGGAGAAAATTCGAGATTTACCCATTTATGAAGGTATTAGTCTAGAGAATATAATCGTTGTCACAAACAAAGCAGACTCGATAAGTGCAATAGCGGAGTTGAGATCACACTCTTGTTTAGGGTTTGATACAGAGAGCAAACCTTGTTTTATAAAAGGTGAGGTAAGTGATGGACCTCATCTAATTCAGCTAGCCACAAAATCTAAAGTATTCTTATTTCCTACAAAATTTTATGAAAATTTTACTGCAATCTCAGAAATATTATCTGATCCAACAATAAGGAAGGTAGGTTTTGGATTGAAAGAAGATAAAAAAATTCTTTTTAGAAAATTTGGAATTAAATTAGTAAATACAGAAGAACTATCTTCAAAAGTGATGCGTTTTGCGCATGTGAAACAACGCGTTGGCGCTAGAGTTGCAGTTGCAATGTTTTTTAATCAACGGCTATCGAAGAGTGCACAACAATCAAATTGGTCAATATTTCCTCTACACGATCATCAGAAAAGATACGCAGCAAATGATGCACATACAGCACTATTAATAGAACTAGAAATAGAAAGACAGAGCCATTAA
- a CDS encoding VOC family protein has product MKMNHVGLMVGDMDKAVEFYTKALGLKVVMGNTKVQEERETAIGRMCVAVFGEGFKGFNIAHLVTTDGIGVEMFEMKDRQERHEVDFTRIGIFHFCLQTDDFEGAIARTVQYGGKARMDITRYHPEDDNNLTQMVYLEDPFGNLFELYSHTYEETYSTDYE; this is encoded by the coding sequence ATGAAAATGAATCACGTAGGTTTGATGGTTGGCGACATGGATAAAGCGGTTGAGTTTTACACTAAAGCGCTGGGTCTAAAAGTGGTAATGGGTAACACTAAGGTTCAAGAAGAACGTGAAACTGCGATTGGCAGAATGTGTGTGGCCGTTTTTGGTGAAGGCTTTAAAGGCTTTAACATTGCACACTTAGTCACGACTGACGGTATTGGTGTTGAGATGTTTGAAATGAAAGATCGTCAAGAACGTCATGAAGTTGATTTCACCCGTATTGGTATCTTCCACTTTTGTTTGCAAACAGATGACTTTGAAGGTGCAATTGCACGTACTGTGCAATATGGCGGTAAAGCACGTATGGATATCACGCGCTACCACCCAGAAGACGACAACAATCTAACCCAAATGGTGTACTTAGAAGACCCGTTTGGCAACTTGTTTGAACTTTACTCGCACACCTATGAAGAAACTTACTCCACTGATTACGAGTAA
- a CDS encoding IS4 family transposase yields MFVQELELVHESVEESGSYGSVMEAIDSDWIEQSLLSANKASIRNRRLPAQQAVWLVLWMGLIRNQSIKEVCSSMDIALQSGDSTWSRVAPSVLTDCRRRLGEAPMSYLFKSTVSAWLEQALGENNALGLTTLAVDGTVFRCQDSEENANEFGFISNTHKPYPQLRLVSLISTETRMVLGAAFDGCHVGEVTLAQRLVQDTPDNSLTLFDRCYFSADLLVNWQSSGVQRHWLTPVKSKMRYEVVEEFANNDLLIDMPVSPQARKKNPELPETWRARFIAYQEPKGEIKGFVTSLIDPVQYPLDKLLNIYWQRWEIEEGYGELKQTQLQSKVTLRSKFVEGVKQELWGVLIAYNLVRLEMTAIAKEAKVAPTRISFTAAISLIDTQLRWLALSPDGKLPAKLKQMRADIKHFILPDKRKHRTYPRSVLYIPSRYPLRYKQ; encoded by the coding sequence ATGTTTGTGCAAGAGCTTGAGTTAGTTCATGAGTCTGTTGAAGAAAGCGGGTCTTACGGTTCTGTAATGGAGGCGATTGATTCAGATTGGATCGAACAATCACTCCTTTCAGCTAACAAGGCGAGTATCCGTAATCGCCGTCTGCCTGCCCAGCAGGCAGTCTGGCTAGTACTCTGGATGGGGTTAATTCGTAACCAGTCCATCAAAGAAGTCTGTAGCTCGATGGATATTGCACTTCAATCTGGAGACTCAACTTGGTCTCGCGTAGCGCCGAGTGTATTGACGGATTGCCGACGACGCTTAGGTGAAGCGCCTATGTCGTACTTATTTAAATCCACTGTCTCAGCCTGGCTTGAGCAAGCGTTGGGGGAGAATAACGCGCTAGGGCTTACCACCCTTGCCGTTGATGGAACCGTGTTTCGTTGCCAAGATTCTGAAGAAAATGCCAATGAGTTTGGTTTTATTTCAAACACACACAAACCCTATCCTCAACTTCGATTAGTCAGCCTTATATCGACTGAAACCAGAATGGTATTAGGTGCTGCCTTTGATGGCTGCCACGTAGGAGAGGTCACGCTCGCACAGCGTTTAGTTCAAGATACCCCTGATAATTCCTTAACCCTATTTGACCGTTGTTATTTCTCTGCTGACTTATTAGTAAACTGGCAAAGCTCTGGAGTACAGCGACATTGGCTGACACCCGTAAAGTCAAAGATGCGCTACGAGGTAGTCGAAGAGTTTGCGAATAATGACTTGCTCATTGATATGCCCGTCTCCCCACAGGCGAGAAAGAAAAATCCGGAGCTCCCTGAAACATGGCGCGCCCGTTTTATCGCTTATCAAGAGCCAAAAGGTGAAATAAAAGGATTTGTCACCTCATTGATTGACCCTGTTCAGTATCCGCTGGACAAGCTGCTAAATATCTACTGGCAACGCTGGGAAATAGAAGAAGGATATGGCGAACTTAAGCAAACCCAGCTGCAAAGCAAGGTGACGTTACGGAGCAAATTTGTTGAAGGTGTTAAGCAAGAATTGTGGGGAGTGCTTATCGCTTATAATCTGGTTCGTTTAGAAATGACAGCGATAGCAAAGGAAGCTAAGGTCGCGCCAACCCGTATCAGTTTTACCGCTGCAATAAGCTTGATAGATACACAATTAAGGTGGCTTGCTTTATCACCAGATGGAAAGCTGCCAGCGAAACTGAAGCAAATGCGAGCCGATATAAAACACTTTATCCTGCCAGATAAAAGAAAGCACCGAACGTATCCACGCTCAGTGCTCTACATACCCAGTCGCTATCCACTTAGATATAAACAATAG
- the metF gene encoding methylenetetrahydrofolate reductase, giving the protein MAFHHAQHAQSLNQSLSELNDINVSFEFFPPSTPAMEEILWNSIRRLEPLNPKFVSVTYGANSGVRDRTHSVIERIQKETNLVAAPHLTLVDASDEELVELAKHYWKSGIKDIVALRGDLPDGSPKPTRFANDLVRLLRSVADFDISVAAYPEVHPDARNAQADLIHLKKKIDAGANRAITQFFFDVESYLRFRDRCVTAGIDVEIIPGILPVTNFKQTKRFADMTNVAIPHWLHRQFEGLDDDAATRQLVGANVAIDMVKVLSREGVKDFHFYTLNRAELTYAICHTLGVRPK; this is encoded by the coding sequence ATGGCTTTTCATCATGCACAACATGCCCAATCGTTAAACCAGAGCTTGTCTGAGCTAAATGATATTAATGTGTCTTTTGAGTTTTTTCCGCCTTCAACGCCAGCGATGGAAGAGATCTTGTGGAACTCTATTCGTCGCTTAGAACCGTTAAACCCTAAATTTGTGTCAGTAACTTATGGTGCCAATTCAGGCGTCCGCGACCGAACTCATAGCGTGATTGAGCGTATCCAGAAAGAAACCAACTTAGTTGCCGCGCCGCATTTAACTTTGGTTGATGCCAGTGATGAAGAGTTAGTTGAATTGGCGAAACATTATTGGAAATCTGGCATTAAAGATATTGTTGCCTTGCGGGGGGACTTACCTGATGGCAGTCCAAAACCAACGCGTTTTGCTAATGATTTAGTGCGCTTATTACGCTCTGTTGCAGACTTTGATATTTCGGTTGCTGCTTATCCAGAAGTGCATCCCGATGCGCGTAATGCTCAAGCTGATTTAATCCACTTAAAAAAGAAAATTGATGCTGGCGCCAACCGTGCGATTACCCAGTTTTTCTTCGATGTTGAATCTTATTTGCGTTTTCGCGATCGCTGCGTCACGGCTGGCATTGATGTGGAGATTATCCCGGGGATATTACCTGTGACTAACTTTAAGCAGACCAAGCGTTTTGCTGATATGACTAACGTGGCCATTCCGCATTGGTTACACCGCCAGTTTGAAGGCCTCGATGACGATGCTGCAACGCGTCAGCTTGTCGGGGCTAATGTTGCGATTGATATGGTGAAAGTGTTGTCTCGTGAAGGGGTTAAAGATTTTCATTTTTACACCCTAAACCGCGCTGAGTTAACTTATGCTATTTGCCATACCTTGGGTGTGCGTCCGAAGTAA
- a CDS encoding c-type cytochrome, with product MVNVMQAQAAETSSPQQAIPAVAQLCASCHGAQGQGIDIIGPRLAGLSAEYISNQLKLFHANKRQNPIMLAMAATVQGDNIAVVADYFSHQPVDEIQLQFRGDKVAISDPFEAIAFQGDWSRTIPACTSCHGPSGVGGGQFPRLAGQQASYLKTQLLAWQDGTRSGDVDNMMGNIALKLTAAEIDGLSQYFANLK from the coding sequence ATGGTTAATGTTATGCAAGCTCAAGCCGCAGAAACATCTTCCCCACAACAAGCTATTCCGGCAGTCGCGCAGTTGTGTGCATCCTGCCATGGCGCTCAAGGTCAAGGCATCGATATTATCGGCCCTCGTTTAGCGGGGTTGTCGGCTGAATATATTAGCAATCAACTGAAGTTATTCCACGCAAATAAACGTCAAAATCCGATCATGTTAGCCATGGCTGCGACGGTGCAGGGCGACAATATCGCCGTGGTAGCAGATTATTTTAGTCACCAGCCAGTGGATGAGATCCAGCTGCAATTTCGTGGTGATAAGGTGGCCATTAGCGATCCTTTTGAAGCAATAGCCTTTCAAGGTGATTGGTCGCGGACTATTCCGGCTTGTACCAGTTGTCATGGTCCATCGGGAGTGGGTGGCGGGCAATTCCCTCGCTTAGCCGGTCAGCAAGCCAGTTACCTTAAAACCCAGCTATTAGCCTGGCAAGATGGCACTCGCAGTGGCGATGTAGACAATATGATGGGCAATATTGCCTTGAAATTAACCGCAGCCGAAATTGATGGTTTATCTCAATATTTTGCCAATTTAAAATAA